In a genomic window of Scyliorhinus torazame isolate Kashiwa2021f chromosome 5, sScyTor2.1, whole genome shotgun sequence:
- the LOC140421933 gene encoding uncharacterized protein, with translation MEKPWKCEDCGKGFTAPHELARHQHSHTGERSFTSQCLKGFTAIGSLRRHERIHTGERPFICTVCEKGFTDIGSLRRHERVHTGERPFICTVCDKGFTDISSLRRHERVHTGERPFTCSQCDKGFTDIGSLRRHERVHTGERPFICTVCDKGFTHLHNLQTHQRVHTGERPFICTVCDKGFTRLPHLQRHQRVHTGEKPFICTVCDKGFTQLSHLQRHQRVHTGEKPYICTVCDMGFTQLSNLRSHNVTHTKSRPFKCSDCRKGFKSAQLLMSHQRIHTEERPFSCSHCTKRFQTSSRLRRHQRVHTGKKPFTCSHCGEGFTQSSNMLKHQRVHK, from the coding sequence atggagaaaccatggaaatgtgaggattgtgggaagggattcacagccccacacgagctggcaaggcatcaacacagtcacactggagagaggtcgttcacctctcagtgtttaaagggattcactgccattggcagcctgcggcgacacgaacgaattcacactggggagaggccattcatctgcactgtgtgtgaaaaggggttcactgacattggcagcctgcggagacacgaacgagttcacactggggagaggccattcatctgcactgtgtgtgataagggattcactgacattagcagcctgcggagacacgaaagagtccacactggagagaggcctttcacctgctctcagtgtgataagggattcactgacattggcagcctgcggagacacgaacgagttcacaccggagagaggccattcatctgcactgtgtgtgataagggattcactcatttacacaacctgcagacccaccagcgagttcacaccggggagagaccattcatctgcactgtgtgtgataagggatttactcggttaccccacctgcagagacaccagagagttcacaccggggagaagccgttcatctgcactgtgtgtgataagggattcactcagttatcccacctgcagagacaccagcgagttcacaccggggagaagccgtacatctgcactgtgtgtgatatgggattcactcaattatccaacctgcgtagccacaatgtcactcacaccaagagcaggccctttaaatgctctgactgcaggaagggtttcaaaagcgctcagctactgatgtcccaccagcgcattcacactgaggagagaccgttcagctgctctcactgcacaaagaggtttcaaacatcatccagattgcggagacaccagcgagttcacactggaaagaagccattcacctgctctcactgtggggagggattcactcagtcgtccaacatgctgaaacaccaaagggttcacaagtga